The following coding sequences are from one Triticum dicoccoides isolate Atlit2015 ecotype Zavitan chromosome 4A, WEW_v2.0, whole genome shotgun sequence window:
- the LOC119288172 gene encoding transcription factor MYBS1-like — translation MASQGAATAAWTNEEDKAFENAVAAGAPPPLDGPPEECWFAALAASVPARSTEEVRRHYEALVEDVGAIDAGRVPLPRYAGEDSSSAAATAAAAPGKDRREDRKSFESDSGKGCSKAEQERRKGIPWTEEEHRLFLLGLDKFGKGDWRSISRNFVISRTPTQVASHAQKYFIRLNSMNRDRRRSSIHDITSINNAAQAVPPITGQAPAALGGPPGGMMKHPGMVGMYGGAPMGHPVAGHMVPAAVGTPVMFPPRPGHPPYAMPVGYPAPHQ, via the exons ATGGCCTCCCAGGGAGCGGCCACGGCGGCGTGGACCAACGAGGAGGACAAGGCGTTCGAGAACGCGGTCGCGGCCGGTGCGCCGCCGCCGCTGGACGGCCCGCCGGAGGAGTGCTGGTTCGCGGCGCTCGCGGCGAGCGTGCCGGCGCGGTCCACGGAGGAGGTGCGGCGCCACTACGAGGCCCTGGTGGAGGACGTGGGCGCGATCGACGCCGGCCGGGTCCCCCTCCCGCGCTACGCCGGGGAGGACTCCTCCTCCGCGGCGGCCACCGCCGCCGCGGCGCCTGGCAAGGACCGGCGCGAGGACCGGAAGAGCTTCGAGTCCGACTCCGGGAAGGGCTGCTCCAAGGCCGAGCAGGAGCGGCGCAAGGGCATCCCGTGGACGGAGGAGGAGCACAG GCTGTTCTTGCTGGGGCTGGACAAGTTCGGCAAGGGCGACTGGCGGAGCATCTCGCGCAACTTCGTCATCTCCCGGACGCCGACGCAGGTGGCCAGCCACGCGCAGAAGTACTTCATCCGCCTCAACTCCATGAACCGGGACCGCCGCCGCTCCAGCATCCACGACATCACCAGCATCAACAACGCCGCCCAGGCCGTGCCGCCCATCACCGGCCAGGCCCCCGCCGCTCTGGGGGGGCCGCCCGGGGGCATGATGAAGCATCCCGGGATGGTGGGCATGTACGGAGGGGCGCCCATGGGCCACCCGGTCGCGGGCCACATGGTCCCCGCCGCCGTCGGCACGCCGGTCATGTTCCCGCCGAGGCCGGGCCATCCGCCCTACGCCATGCCCGTCGGCTACCCGGCTCCGCATCAGTGA